The following proteins are encoded in a genomic region of Aptenodytes patagonicus chromosome 13, bAptPat1.pri.cur, whole genome shotgun sequence:
- the NOMO2 gene encoding BOS complex subunit NOMO2: MRAWAAALVCALCCALARGSEDIVVGCGGFVKSDVEINYSLIEIKLYTKHGTLKYQTDCAPNNGYFMIPLYDKGDFILKIEPPLGWSFEPTSVDIHVDGINDICTKGGDINFVFTGFSVNGKVLSKGQTLGPAGVQVVLRNAGSDINIQATITQPGGKFAFFKVLPGEYEIFASHPTWMLKESNTVVRVLNSNAYAASPLIVAGYNVSGSVRSDGEPMKGVMFLLFSSSVTKEDVVGCNISPVDGFQSRDESLSYLCNVLSKEDGSFSFLSLPSGKYTVIPFYRGERITFDVAPSRLDFLVEHDSLQIEPVFHVMGFSVTGRVLNGPEGEGVANATVTLNNQIKVKTKADGSFRLENITTGTYTIHARKEHLFFDTITVKIAPNTPQLANIIATGFSVCGRISVTRFPDIVKQISKYKVTMMPQDKDKASLVTTETDPHGAFCFKAKSGTYNVQVVIPEAETRAGLALKPKMFPVTVTDRPVMDVTFSQFLASVSGKISCLDACGDLMVTLQSVSRQGEKRNLQLSGNMNSVAFAFENVLPGKYKVSIVHEDWCWKNKSLELEVMEEDVLGVEFRQTGYMLRCSLSHAITLEFYQDGNGPENVGVYNLSKGVNRFCLSKPGVYEVTPRSCHQFEHEYYTYDTSSPSILTLTAVRHHVLGTIVTDKLMDVTITIKSSIDSEPALVLGPLKSVQELRREQQLAEIETRRQEREKKGQEEEGTKPPVQEMVEELQGPFLYEFSYWARSGEKIIVTPSSKELLFYPPYVETVVSGESCPGKLIEIHGKAGLFLEGRIHPELEGVEIVIGEKGATSPLITVFTDDRGAYSVGPLHSDLEYTVTAQKEGFVLTAVEGTVGDFKAFALAGVTFEIKSEDDQALAGVLLSLSGGVFRSNLLTQDNGMLTFSNLSPGQYYFKPMMKEFRFEPSSQMIEVQEGQNLKIRITGYRTAYSCYGTVSSLNGEPEQGVSVEAVGQKDCSIYGEDTITDEEGKFRLRGLLPGCVYHVQLKAEGNDHIERALPQHRAIEVGNSDIDDVNIIAFRQINQFDLSGNVITSSEYLSTLCVKLYKSENLDNPIHTVNLGLSLFFHFPPLLRDGENYVVLLDSTLSKSQYDYTLPQVSFTAIGYHKHITLIFSPTRKLPEQDIAQGSYIALPLTLLLLLAGYNHDKLIPLLLQLTTRLQGVRALGQTGSDTGGSEDAKRQTKKQKTRRT; the protein is encoded by the exons GAAAG GTTCTCAGCAAAGGTCAGACATTAGGTCCTGCTGGAGTCCAGGTTGTACTGAGAAATGCTGGCAGTGACATAAACATACAAGCAACTATTACACAACCTGGAGGAAA gtttgctttctttaaagtGCTTCCTGGTGAATATGAAATCTTTGCATCTCATCCTACCTGGATGTTGAAAGAG tcaaACACAGTGGTACGGGTGTTGAATTCTAATGCTTATGCTGCTAGCCCTCTGATTGTTGCTGGCTACAATGTTTCTGGGTCAGTAAGGAGTGATGGAGAACCAATGAAAGGGgtcatgtttctccttttctcttcttcggTCACTAAAGAG GATGTTGTGGGCTGCAATATTTCTCCTGTGGATGGATTCCAGTCAAGAGATGAGTCTCTGTCCTATTTGTGCAATGTTCTATCAAAGGAAGATGGatctttcagctttctttctCTGCCAAGTGGCAAATACACTGTG ATACCATTCTACAGGGGAGAGAGAATTACCTTTGATGTTGCTCCATCTAGATTGGACTTCCTTGTAGAGCATGACAGCTTACAAATTGAG cCTGTTTTCCATGTGATGGGTTTCTCTGTCACAGGCAGGGTGTTGAATGGTCCTGAAGGAGAAGGAGTTGCCAATGCCACGGTGACTCTGAACAATCAGATTAAAG taaaaacaaaagctgatgGCTCTTTCCGCCTTGAGAACATAACAACAGGTACATACACAATTCACGCCAGGAAAGAGCATCTCTTCTTTGATACTATTACAGTGAAGATTGCACCAAATACACCTCAGCTAGCAAATATCATTGCAACAGG ATTCAGTGTGTGTGGCCGGATCTCAGTAACTCGTTTCCCTGACATCGTCAAACAGATTAGTAAATACAAGGTAACCATGATGCCTCAAGACAAGGACAAAGCATCACTGGTTACAACAGAAACTGACCCTCACGGGGCATTTTGTTTTAAGGCAAAATCGGGTACATACAATGTTCAG GTAGTTATTCCAGAGGCTGAGACCAGAGCAGGATTGGCTTTGAAACCCAAAATGTTCCCTGTTACTGTTACAGACAGACCAGTAATGGATGTGACCTTCTCTCAGTTTTTGGCGTCCGTCTCAGGGAAGATCTCTTGTTTAG ATGCTTGTGGTGATCTGATGGTGACATTACAGTCTGTGAGCCGCCAGGGTGAAAAACGCAACCTGCAGCTCTCTGGAAACATGAACTCAGTGGcctttgcatttgaaaatgtgctACCTGGCAAATATAAAG TAAGCATTGTACATGAAGACTGGTGCTGGAAGAATAAGTCTTTGGAGTTGGAAGTCATGGAGGAAGATGTTTTGGGAGTAGAATTCAGGCAGACTGGATATATGCTGAGGTGTTCTCTTTCTCACGCAATTACACTG GAATTTTATCAGGATGGAAATGGACCAGAGAACGTTGGTGTTTATAACCTGTCCAAAGGAGTTAATAGATTCTGTCTTTCAAAGCCAG GTGTATATGAAGTGACCCCACGTTCCTGCCACCAGTTTGAACATGAGTATTACACTTATGACAC GTCCTCTCCTAGTATACTGACGCTCACTGCAGTTCGACACCATGTCCTTGGCACGATTGTAACAGATAAACTGATGGATGTGACTATTACCATTAA GTCATCCATTGACAGTGAACCTGCCTTAGTTTTAGGGCCCCTGAAATCTGTACAGGAGTTACgtagggagcagcagctggcagaaatTGAGACCCGccgacaggagagagaaaagaagggtcaagaggaggaaggaacaaaGCCACCAGTGCAAGAAATGGTGGAGGAACTCCAAGGACCCTTCTTATATGAATTTTCATACTGGGCAAG GTCTGGAGAGAAAATTATTGTGACACCGTCATCAAAAGAGCTGCTTTTCTATCCGCCTTATGTGGAAACAGTTGTTAGTGGAG AGAGTTGTCCTGGAAAGCTGATAGAGATTCATGGAAAAGCAGGCTTATTTCTGGAAGGGCGAATTCATCCTGAATTGGAAGGTGTTGAGATTGTCATTGGTGAAAAAGGAGCAACTTCCCCGCTCATCACAGTTTTCACCGATGACAGAGGTGCTTACAG TGTTGGGCCACTCCACAGTGACTTGGAATATACAGTTACTGCTCAGAAAGAAGGGTTTGTTTTGACTGCAGTAGAAGGAACAGTTGGGGACTTCAAAGCTTTTGCTCTTGCTGGGGTGACGTTTGAG ATCAAATCAGAGGATGACCAGGCTCTTGCTGGAGTTCTCCTGTCTCTCAGTGGAGGGGTGTTTCGGTCCAACCTCCTTACACAGGATAATGGCATGCTAACTTTTTCCAATCTG AGCCCAGGGCAGTATTATTTTAAACCCATGATGAAAGAGTTCCGCTTTGAACCATCATCACAAATGATTGAAGTGCAGGAAGGACAGAATCTTAAAATTCGGATAACTGGTTACAGAACAGCTTACAG CTGTTATGGCacagtttcttctttaaatgGAGAGCCTGAGCAGGGAGTCTCAGTAGAAGCTGTGGGGCAGAAGGATTGCAGCATCTATGGAGAAGACACGATAACTGATGAAGAGGGCAAATTCAGGCTACGTGGCCTTCTG CCTGGTTGCGTGTATCATGTCCAACTCAAAGCTGAAGGCAATGATCACATTGAAAGAGCTTTACCACAGCATCGTGCAAttgag GTTGGGAACAGTGACATTGATGATGTTAATATTATAGCGTTCCGGCAAATTAATCAATTTGATTTAAGTGGAAATGTAATTACATCTTCTGAATATCTCTCCACATTATGT GTGAAGCTCTACAAAAGTGAAAATCTTGACAACCCAATTCATACAGTCAACTTAGGCCTATCCCTATTTTTCCATTTCCCACCACTGCTCCGAGATGGAGAG AATTATGTGGTGCTCCTGGATTCTACATTGTCTAAATCACAGTATGACTACACCCTGCCTCAAGTTTCATTCACTGCTATTGGATATCATAAACACATTACACTGATCTTCAGTCCCACT AGAAAGCTGCCTGAACAAGATATTGCCCAAGGATCTTACATCGCATTACCACTGACGCTGCTTCTGTTGTTGGCTGGTTACAACCACGATAAG cttatTCCCTTATTGCTACAGCTGACAACTCGACTGCAAGGAGTACGTGCTCTTGGACAGACAGGTTCTGACACAGGTGGCTCAGAGGATGCAAAGagacaaacaaagaaacagaagacaagacGGACGTGA